In the Longimicrobium sp. genome, GAGCGCCTTCTGGTGGCAGTGCCCGTGGACCACGGCGCGCGCGTCCAGCCGGCCCGGCTTCCAGTCCGGCAGGCTGGCCAGGAACTCCTCCAGCGTCACCGATGCCGCCGCCAGCGACCTGGTCCGCGGGTCGCGCACCAGGTCCGGCAGCTCGTCGCGCAGGGTGAGGATGCAGCTGGGCTCCACGCCCACGATCCACGCGCCGTTCTCCACTTCGGGCGCCAGCGTGTTCAGCAGCGTGGTCTGCAGGTCGCGCGCGTGGTCCAGCAGCCCCTTGCTCACCGCCGCGCGCCCGCAGCACACCTGCGTCTTCGGCAGCTGCACGTTGAAGCCGGCGCGCTCCAGCACCGTCACGGTGGCCTTCAGCGGCTCGGTGCCGAAGAAGCCGTTGAAGGTGTCGTCGAACAGGATCACCGTCGGGCGATCGGCGCTCGCGGGCTGGGGGCGGCGCTTGAACCAGCGGCGGAACGGCTCCGGCGCGAAGGTGGGCATGTCGCGGCGCGGATCGATGCCGCCCATCCGCTTGATCATCCCCGACAGCATCTTGTTGCCGAAGTTGGCGAACCCCGGCGCGATGGAGGCCGCGCGCGCCACGTCGTGGATGCGCCCGAAGAACTGCGCCTTGCGGTCCACCCCGTGCTCGCGGTGGTGCTGGGCCAGGAACTCGGCCTTGTAGCGTGCCATGTCGACGCCCACCGGGCACTCCGTCTTGCACGCCTTGCACTGCAGGCACAGGTCCAGCGACTCCAGCACCTCCTTGCTGCGCATTCCCGGCAGGCTGCCCGTCATCGCCTCGCGCAGCGCGTTCGCGCGGCCGCGAGTAGAATGCTGCTCCTCAAGTGTAACCATGAACGACGGGCACATGGTCCCGGCGTCCAGCTTGCGGCAGACCCCCATGCCGTTGCACTTCTCCACCGCCACCGCGTAGTCGCCGCCGTCCTCGGAGTAGTCGAACCACGTCTGTGGGGGGTGGGCGCGATAGTCCTCGCCAAAGCGCAGGTTCTCGCTCATCCGCTGCACGGGCGGCACGATCTTCCCCGGGTTCATGCGGTCTTCCGGGTCCCACGCGCGCTTCACCTGCCGGTGCAGCTCCATGATCTCCGGCCCGAACATGATGGGCAGGAACTCGCTGCGCGCCAGCCCGTCGCCGTGCTCGCCGGAAAGCGATCCGCCGAACTCCACCACGAGTTCCGCCACCTCGTGCGCGATGGATTGCATCCGCCCGACGTCCTCGCCGCGCTTGAGGTTCAGGTCCACACGGATGTGAAGGCACCCCTGCCCGGCGTGCCCGAAGAAGCCCAGCGTGGTGCCGTTGCGCGCCACGATCTCTTCAAAACGCCGCGTGTAGGCGCCCAGCTTTTCGGGCGCGATGCCGGTGTCCTCGACGAACTCCTGCGGCTTGATGTCGCGATGCGCAGTCGTGCGATACAGGAGCCCCGTCGCCGCCTGGCGCAGCGCCCACGCGGCCGTCTGCTCGCGGGCTGACAGGTACACGCCCGGCGTGGGCCTGCCCGGCAGCCCCGGCGCGCGCCGCGCGAAGTCGTGCGCCAGCTCCGCCACCTCGTCCGCCGTCTCGCCGCTGAACTCGCAGAACAGCACGCCGAGAGCATCGGGAGATGCCATCAACGCCGTGGAGCGGAAGTCCAGCAGCTCGCGCGCGCCCTGCATCACCCGCGAATCCACGATCTCCAGCGCGGACAGTCCCGGCTCGTCCAGGATGTGCGGCGTGGCGTCGAAGGACGTGAACCGCTCACGGAAGCTCAGCAGCACAAGCGCGCGGTGGGGCGGCACCGGCACCAGCCCCAGCTCGGCCTCCACGA is a window encoding:
- a CDS encoding FAD-binding and (Fe-S)-binding domain-containing protein; the protein is MLVIQPDAKGARLERALKERIRGEVRFDAKSRLLYSTDASLYQILPVGVVVPRDAQDVQNAVRLAAENRVPVLPRGGGTALAGQTVGPALVLDFGKFMNRVIEIDPDRRRARVQPGVRLDRLNRAAAPHGLTFGPDPATIRQCCLGGMIGNNSCGARSLIYGKTGDHVHSLDCVLHDGGAAHFGPVGRDSVEGMAGVEGELARKVLGLLEPERERILSRYPKVPRRVSGYNFDAMLEAPELNLAHLVVGSEGTLATVVEAELGLVPVPPHRALVLLSFRERFTSFDATPHILDEPGLSALEIVDSRVMQGARELLDFRSTALMASPDALGVLFCEFSGETADEVAELAHDFARRAPGLPGRPTPGVYLSAREQTAAWALRQAATGLLYRTTAHRDIKPQEFVEDTGIAPEKLGAYTRRFEEIVARNGTTLGFFGHAGQGCLHIRVDLNLKRGEDVGRMQSIAHEVAELVVEFGGSLSGEHGDGLARSEFLPIMFGPEIMELHRQVKRAWDPEDRMNPGKIVPPVQRMSENLRFGEDYRAHPPQTWFDYSEDGGDYAVAVEKCNGMGVCRKLDAGTMCPSFMVTLEEQHSTRGRANALREAMTGSLPGMRSKEVLESLDLCLQCKACKTECPVGVDMARYKAEFLAQHHREHGVDRKAQFFGRIHDVARAASIAPGFANFGNKMLSGMIKRMGGIDPRRDMPTFAPEPFRRWFKRRPQPASADRPTVILFDDTFNGFFGTEPLKATVTVLERAGFNVQLPKTQVCCGRAAVSKGLLDHARDLQTTLLNTLAPEVENGAWIVGVEPSCILTLRDELPDLVRDPRTRSLAAASVTLEEFLASLPDWKPGRLDARAVVHGHCHQKALVGMEPTRQVLSRVEGLEFEILDSGCCGMAGSFGYEEGHYDVSKACGERVLFPAVRGAGPDDLVVAPGFSCRHQIADFCDGRRSVSTPELLAMAWGVRMGPEIRTAVTISADRSNHG